A stretch of Blastocatellia bacterium DNA encodes these proteins:
- a CDS encoding riboflavin synthase, producing MFTGIIEELGKISATKIGSQGGEIIVSAKEITQDLKLGDSVAVNGVCLTVTAFTSQNITFDVSKETLLRSTLGSLSTGNSVNLERALRLSDRLGGHIVQGHVDTTGEFLARQTVGEGYIMRFSYPKEIAHYICQKGSIAIEGVSLTIADLSLSDFSVAVVPHTWKSTTLSLLTARQKVNLEVDIVAKYIERMLTTRHITEKSALTMEKLKDLGY from the coding sequence ATGTTTACTGGAATTATTGAGGAATTAGGAAAAATTTCTGCTACTAAAATTGGTAGTCAAGGCGGAGAGATTATTGTTTCTGCTAAAGAAATTACTCAAGACCTTAAATTAGGTGATAGTGTTGCAGTAAACGGTGTTTGTCTAACTGTAACAGCATTTACTAGTCAAAATATTACTTTTGATGTTTCTAAAGAAACTTTGCTACGTAGCACTTTGGGCAGTTTATCAACAGGAAATTCAGTAAATTTAGAAAGAGCTTTACGTCTAAGTGATAGATTAGGCGGGCATATTGTCCAAGGGCATGTGGACACAACTGGAGAATTTTTAGCTCGTCAAACTGTTGGAGAAGGCTATATAATGCGTTTTTCTTATCCAAAGGAAATTGCCCATTATATTTGTCAAAAAGGCTCTATTGCTATTGAAGGTGTAAGTTTAACTATAGCAGATTTAAGTTTAAGTGATTTTTCTGTTGCTGTTGTTCCTCATACCTGGAAATCAACTACTCTAAGCTTATTAACTGCAAGACAAAAGGTAAATTTAGAAGTTGACATTGTAGCTAAGTACATTGAACGAATGTTAACAACACGTCATATAACAGAAAAATCTGCTTTAACTATGGAAAAGTTAAAGGATTTAGGGTATTAA
- a CDS encoding sigma-54-dependent Fis family transcriptional regulator encodes MRSFSSIDFYFITAISNYIYLALRSANSLIVAKSAEEQSKALAQHQQDRFFSGLSPIESSSENLQQAYEMLQKVAISNRYWCNSTSVDKKNNLIVPVLLQGETGTGKELFARAAHKYYSNDKPESLPFVAINLASISPSIVESELFGHRAGSFTDAKENKLGFLSIANGGTLFLDEIHKSPLELQSKLLRVLDSGEFYRVGDTREVQKTSFWLICACNENLKELVNKGLFLPDLYYRISKIEITLPPLRERLLDIPKLVQYALSRRGSNKKFSDKVIKIMQNYYWPGNVRELISVVEAVDVLAEKQIIEIEDLPPRISKISLENEINKSLNQIQKINNNDDNKLLQNILTNLYQQIKMLSIDQVPLIERTSQIPSLVQKILKINNSKKIFSNDALILIQQYPWRDLAELITTIDAIDILFNKLEITAKDLPEKIINPQVKNNLLSLDEYIKQCKKEYVEYALSLSGGINTYGAKTNAAKLLGVAKSTLSDLMKDLEIKTGLDNE; translated from the coding sequence ATGAGAAGTTTTTCCAGTATTGATTTTTATTTTATTACAGCAATTAGTAACTATATTTATCTTGCACTGCGTAGTGCTAATAGCTTAATAGTGGCAAAAAGTGCTGAAGAACAAAGCAAGGCTCTTGCACAACATCAACAAGACCGCTTTTTTTCTGGTTTGTCTCCTATAGAAAGTTCTAGTGAAAATCTACAACAAGCTTATGAAATGCTACAAAAAGTTGCTATTAGCAATCGTTATTGGTGTAATTCTACTTCAGTAGATAAGAAAAATAATTTAATTGTCCCTGTCTTATTACAAGGTGAAACGGGAACAGGAAAAGAATTGTTTGCTAGAGCAGCACATAAATATTACAGCAATGATAAACCAGAAAGTTTGCCCTTTGTCGCTATTAATTTAGCTTCTATTTCTCCCTCAATTGTTGAATCAGAACTCTTTGGACATAGAGCAGGATCTTTTACTGACGCAAAAGAAAATAAGCTAGGATTTCTTAGTATTGCTAATGGTGGAACTCTGTTTTTAGATGAAATTCATAAAAGCCCTTTAGAGTTACAAAGTAAATTGCTAAGAGTTTTGGATAGTGGAGAATTTTATAGGGTTGGAGATACTAGAGAAGTACAAAAAACAAGTTTTTGGCTAATTTGTGCTTGTAATGAAAACTTAAAAGAGCTAGTTAATAAGGGGTTGTTTTTGCCCGACCTTTATTATCGTATTTCTAAAATAGAAATAACACTTCCACCTTTAAGGGAACGCCTTTTAGATATTCCTAAGTTGGTACAATATGCTTTAAGTAGGCGAGGGTCAAATAAAAAATTTAGCGATAAAGTAATAAAAATTATGCAAAATTATTACTGGCCCGGTAATGTAAGAGAGTTAATTTCTGTTGTAGAAGCTGTAGATGTTTTAGCAGAAAAACAAATAATTGAAATTGAAGATTTACCACCTCGTATATCAAAAATATCTTTAGAAAATGAGATAAATAAATCGCTAAATCAAATACAAAAAATAAATAATAATGATGATAATAAATTATTACAAAATATATTAACTAATTTATATCAACAAATAAAAATGCTATCTATAGATCAAGTTCCATTAATTGAACGAACAAGCCAAATTCCAAGTTTAGTACAGAAAATATTAAAAATAAATAATTCCAAAAAAATATTTTCTAATGATGCACTAATATTAATACAACAGTATCCTTGGCGAGATTTAGCAGAACTAATAACAACTATTGATGCAATAGATATTTTATTTAATAAACTAGAAATAACAGCTAAAGATTTACCAGAAAAAATTATAAACCCACAAGTAAAAAATAATTTATTATCTTTGGATGAATATATAAAACAATGTAAAAAAGAATATGTTGAATATGCTTTAAGTTTATCAGGTGGAATTAACACTTATGGAGCAAAAACAAATGCAGCAAAGCTTTTAGGTGTTGCTAAAAGTACACTTAGCGACTTGATGAAAGATTTAGAAATAAAAACCGGACTTGACAATGAATAA
- a CDS encoding TetR/AcrR family transcriptional regulator, with protein sequence MGIKERRERQKEFLRQEILEAARELFVKEGYENVSMRKIAEKIEYSPTTIYIHFKDKADLLFCICEETFEKLLHGLDEVACLSDNDPVKCLEAGIRKYIYFGLTHPNDYKVAFMYRPEDLAMEDINRFLSPDSMGNQAYARLRDIVVECIKQKKFKEVDPELVTQSFWTTAHGIVSLLIIKCHFPWVDQEQLISHTISSLINNLKV encoded by the coding sequence ATGGGCATCAAAGAACGTCGAGAAAGACAAAAAGAATTTTTAAGACAAGAAATTTTAGAAGCAGCACGGGAACTTTTTGTAAAAGAAGGTTATGAAAATGTTTCTATGCGTAAAATAGCTGAAAAAATAGAATACTCCCCTACTACAATTTATATTCACTTTAAGGATAAAGCTGATCTTCTTTTTTGTATTTGTGAAGAAACCTTTGAAAAATTACTTCATGGGTTAGATGAGGTTGCTTGTTTATCTGATAATGACCCTGTTAAATGTCTAGAAGCAGGCATCCGCAAATATATTTATTTTGGGCTAACTCATCCTAATGATTACAAAGTTGCTTTTATGTATCGACCAGAAGATTTAGCAATGGAAGATATTAATAGATTTTTGTCCCCTGACTCTATGGGTAATCAAGCTTATGCTCGCTTGCGTGATATTGTGGTTGAATGTATAAAACAGAAAAAATTTAAGGAAGTTGATCCAGAATTAGTAACACAAAGTTTTTGGACAACAGCACATGGAATTGTTTCTTTACTAATAATTAAATGCCATTTCCCTTGGGTAGACCAAGAACAGCTTATTTCTCACACAATTAGTAGTTTGATTAATAACTTAAAGGTTTAG
- a CDS encoding glycoside hydrolase family 13 protein codes for MTTKTNIKADTYDSRMADWRNHQVVYQVFVDRFAIDDDPQKRAYLYSSPRKLHLWDSQPVEGKYLSDIGNASHELDFWGGTLKALTGKLDYIKSLGVNTLYLNPIFLSYTNHKYDTIDYFSIDPQYGTREDFEKLCNEAHKLGLKVVLDGVFNHTGRRSIWFEQALKNTSSKYRNFYTFDTSLKSGYLSWIGVDNLPELNYNNPTVKDIIYRSPNSVVQSYLAFADGWRLDVAFDLGPQILSEITQNAHKAKADSYVVGEIYNYPAGWSPSLDGVMNMYLRRLLIELTQGKISGPKATEMLNILIEDGGIEPLLKSWVVLSNHDRPRLKTLLPELKDRTFITALQMTVPGSPLIYYGEEIGLTGGNDPEQRGTI; via the coding sequence ATGACAACAAAGACAAATATAAAGGCAGATACATATGATTCAAGGATGGCAGATTGGCGAAATCATCAAGTTGTTTACCAGGTTTTTGTTGACCGTTTTGCTATAGATGATGATCCACAAAAACGCGCTTATCTTTATTCTTCTCCTAGAAAACTTCATTTATGGGATTCTCAACCTGTTGAGGGTAAGTACTTAAGTGATATAGGTAATGCAAGCCATGAACTAGATTTTTGGGGAGGGACTCTTAAAGCTCTTACAGGAAAGCTTGATTACATTAAATCTCTTGGGGTAAATACTCTTTATCTTAATCCTATATTTCTTTCCTACACTAATCATAAGTATGACACTATAGATTATTTTTCTATAGATCCTCAATATGGAACAAGAGAAGATTTTGAGAAATTATGTAATGAGGCGCATAAACTTGGGCTAAAAGTTGTGCTTGATGGAGTATTTAACCATACAGGACGGCGGTCTATCTGGTTTGAGCAAGCCCTTAAAAATACTTCAAGTAAATATCGTAATTTTTATACTTTTGATACAAGCTTAAAAAGTGGTTATTTGTCCTGGATTGGTGTAGATAATTTGCCAGAACTAAATTACAACAACCCAACTGTTAAGGATATTATTTATCGTTCTCCAAACTCAGTAGTCCAAAGTTATCTAGCATTTGCTGATGGATGGAGGCTTGATGTAGCTTTTGACCTTGGGCCTCAAATACTTTCTGAAATTACACAAAACGCACATAAAGCTAAGGCAGATTCTTATGTAGTAGGTGAAATTTATAATTATCCTGCTGGGTGGTCGCCTTCGCTTGATGGCGTAATGAATATGTATCTAAGAAGATTACTAATAGAACTAACTCAAGGTAAGATTTCAGGGCCAAAGGCTACAGAAATGTTAAACATTCTTATAGAAGATGGTGGAATAGAACCTTTACTAAAATCTTGGGTAGTTTTATCAAACCACGATAGACCAAGATTAAAAACCTTGTTGCCTGAATTAAAAGACAGAACATTTATTACTGCATTACAAATGACTGTTCCTGGTTCACCACTTATTTATTATGGTGAAGAAATAGGGCTTACAGGAGGAAATGACCCAGAACAACGAGGAACCATATGA
- a CDS encoding pyridoxal phosphate-dependent aminotransferase, giving the protein MNSGDSVLVPTPSYPLFEHLAQIESVEVINYHLYFDGDWHIDFPYLQSVCQKNTRAIIIVNPNNPTGSYLKKEELKQLINICKQNNLALISDEVFYDYPHHQDRTRANSIATIDDILTFTLNGLSKVAGLPQLKLGWIILNGPKEIFDEAYQRLEFITDLFLSVSSPVQHALPSLLELVPALQTQIQKRVLVNFNWLKSQIPIDSVCRLLPTEGGWYAILQVPKILSEEELILELLIKENLIVHPGYFFDFQLEGFLVISLISRPEILQHGVVKLLDYINELCY; this is encoded by the coding sequence ATGAATTCAGGTGATAGTGTTTTAGTTCCTACGCCGTCATATCCTTTATTTGAACACTTGGCACAAATAGAAAGTGTAGAAGTTATCAATTATCATTTATATTTTGATGGCGACTGGCATATAGATTTCCCATATCTTCAAAGTGTCTGCCAAAAAAATACTCGTGCAATTATTATTGTTAATCCAAATAATCCTACAGGATCATACTTAAAAAAAGAGGAATTAAAACAACTAATTAACATCTGTAAACAGAATAATTTAGCTCTAATCTCTGATGAAGTTTTCTATGATTATCCACATCATCAAGATAGGACTAGAGCAAATAGTATTGCTACTATAGACGACATTTTAACTTTTACCCTTAATGGTTTATCTAAAGTAGCAGGATTACCACAATTAAAGTTAGGTTGGATTATTCTTAATGGGCCAAAAGAAATATTTGACGAAGCTTATCAAAGATTGGAATTTATTACAGATTTATTTCTTTCTGTTAGTAGTCCTGTTCAACATGCTTTACCATCACTTCTAGAACTTGTTCCTGCACTGCAAACCCAAATACAAAAGCGTGTTTTAGTTAATTTTAATTGGCTAAAATCCCAAATTCCTATAGATAGTGTTTGCCGCTTATTGCCGACAGAAGGCGGTTGGTATGCAATTTTACAAGTACCAAAAATTCTTAGTGAAGAAGAACTAATACTTGAATTACTAATAAAAGAAAATTTAATAGTCCATCCAGGATATTTTTTTGATTTTCAACTAGAAGGCTTTTTAGTTATTAGCTTAATTAGCAGGCCAGAAATACTCCAACATGGAGTAGTAAAACTACTTGATTATATAAATGAACTTTGCTATTGA
- a CDS encoding SCP2 sterol-binding domain-containing protein yields MKAGYKKGSMSDDRSYYFSLDDYKYTVTFSNDKIKVEEGKTVDEADCVLKTSAEMFSKIWDGYKPGMMDFMSGKIKTNNPTLLQDFAGAFTK; encoded by the coding sequence ATGAAAGCCGGTTATAAAAAAGGTTCTATGTCAGATGATCGTAGCTATTATTTTTCTTTGGATGATTATAAATACACAGTAACTTTTTCTAATGACAAAATTAAGGTAGAAGAAGGAAAAACTGTTGATGAAGCTGATTGTGTATTAAAAACATCCGCTGAGATGTTTTCTAAAATTTGGGATGGATATAAACCAGGTATGATGGATTTTATGAGTGGCAAAATAAAAACCAACAACCCTACATTACTTCAAGATTTTGCTGGTGCTTTTACAAAATAA
- the recJ gene encoding single-stranded-DNA-specific exonuclease RecJ: MNVSTEQRKHWRLYDYDKKRVMRLAHSLGLFETTACLLIRRGIFTSKEANKFLSPKLSDLYPPFLMCDMAIAINRISQAIEKEEKILIYGDYDVDGTTATVILKKALEAVGASVNYYIPQRLIDGYGMREEAIDKANVEGYKLIISVDCGIRAHTVIEHASRLGIDVIITDHHIPEGDLPAAIAVLNPKRPDCNYPDKNLAGCGVAFKLAQALLAKYSKSEELTSLLMIAAIGTIADIVPLVGENRVIAKCGLEQLSKSRNIGLQSLFEIAGVSGRPITCYDIGYRIAPRINAVGRMGGASSAVELFSAPNQETAVLLAREMNEQNTARQRTEADIIGEIMSQLENSKTYDDDRVIVLAGEGWHRGVIGIAASKVVEKTHRPAVVIAIEDGLGYGSGRSIKEFPILEAFDNCKELFEHYGGHSHAAGLTIKAENIAELRQSVNEFAKNFLVSKQSNLEIEIDARLSFAEINSDLMKEIAILEPFGAANPTPIFLTENVQILEKPTLIRERHLKFRLSHSGHAMDAIWWGGAEHINDFSTNEYYRLIYSLTESNYNNSTYIQIVVKDLSLA; the protein is encoded by the coding sequence ATGAATGTTTCAACTGAGCAACGCAAACATTGGCGTTTGTATGATTATGATAAAAAAAGAGTAATGCGTTTAGCTCATTCATTGGGACTTTTTGAGACTACAGCTTGTCTTTTAATTCGTCGAGGTATTTTTACTAGTAAGGAAGCTAACAAATTTTTATCTCCAAAACTATCTGACCTCTACCCACCTTTTTTAATGTGTGATATGGCTATTGCCATTAACCGAATCAGTCAAGCTATTGAAAAGGAAGAAAAAATCTTAATTTATGGTGATTATGATGTTGATGGTACGACTGCAACAGTAATCTTAAAAAAAGCTTTAGAGGCTGTTGGAGCATCTGTTAACTACTATATTCCTCAACGGCTTATAGATGGTTACGGCATGCGTGAAGAAGCCATTGATAAAGCTAATGTTGAAGGCTACAAGCTAATTATTAGCGTTGATTGTGGTATTCGCGCTCATACAGTAATAGAACATGCTAGCCGTTTAGGAATAGATGTAATCATTACAGATCATCATATTCCTGAAGGGGATTTACCAGCAGCTATAGCTGTACTCAATCCTAAAAGGCCAGATTGTAATTATCCTGATAAAAATTTAGCTGGTTGCGGAGTTGCTTTTAAGTTAGCTCAAGCTTTGCTAGCAAAATATTCTAAAAGCGAAGAACTTACATCTTTATTAATGATTGCTGCTATTGGCACAATTGCCGATATTGTCCCATTAGTAGGAGAAAATCGAGTTATTGCTAAATGTGGATTAGAACAATTATCAAAGTCTCGCAATATAGGCTTACAATCATTATTTGAAATTGCTGGCGTATCAGGGCGACCAATTACTTGTTATGATATAGGCTATCGTATCGCTCCACGTATTAATGCAGTTGGTCGTATGGGCGGAGCAAGTTCAGCCGTAGAACTATTTTCTGCTCCAAACCAGGAAACTGCTGTTTTATTAGCCCGTGAAATGAATGAGCAAAACACCGCTCGCCAGCGCACAGAAGCCGACATAATTGGCGAAATTATGTCACAACTGGAAAATAGCAAAACCTATGATGATGATCGAGTTATTGTACTAGCGGGAGAAGGCTGGCATCGTGGAGTAATTGGAATTGCAGCATCAAAAGTAGTAGAAAAAACTCATCGTCCCGCCGTAGTTATTGCAATAGAAGATGGTCTTGGTTATGGTTCAGGCCGCTCTATAAAAGAATTTCCAATTTTAGAAGCTTTTGATAATTGCAAAGAACTTTTTGAACATTATGGCGGACATTCTCATGCAGCAGGCTTGACTATAAAAGCAGAAAATATTGCTGAACTCCGCCAAAGCGTCAATGAATTTGCAAAAAACTTTCTTGTCTCAAAACAATCAAACTTAGAAATAGAAATTGATGCACGCTTAAGTTTTGCAGAAATCAACAGCGATTTAATGAAAGAAATTGCTATACTTGAGCCTTTTGGAGCAGCTAACCCAACCCCAATATTTTTAACTGAAAACGTCCAAATCCTAGAAAAACCTACCCTAATCCGCGAACGGCATCTAAAATTTCGTTTGTCTCACTCTGGTCATGCTATGGATGCTATTTGGTGGGGTGGTGCAGAGCATATAAATGATTTTTCTACAAATGAATATTATCGTTTAATATATTCATTGACGGAATCCAACTATAATAACTCTACTTATATTCAAATTGTAGTAAAAGACCTTTCCTTAGCTTAA
- a CDS encoding sigma 54-interacting transcriptional regulator: MCRVVDQIKKIRTSDVTVLITGESGTGKELVARAIHAESARCEGAFVAFNCTATPRELIESQLFGHRRGSFTGATSNYLGVSRTAKGGT; the protein is encoded by the coding sequence ATGTGTCGAGTAGTAGACCAGATCAAAAAGATCCGCACTTCTGATGTGACAGTTTTAATTACTGGTGAATCTGGCACAGGAAAAGAGCTAGTAGCACGGGCAATTCATGCAGAAAGTGCGCGTTGTGAAGGCGCATTTGTTGCTTTTAATTGTACTGCTACACCTAGAGAATTAATTGAAAGTCAGCTTTTTGGGCATCGTCGAGGCTCATTTACTGGTGCTACAAGTAATTACTTAGGCGTAAGTCGTACCGCGAAAGGTGGAACATGA
- a CDS encoding protein kinase, giving the protein MESDLSIGTVINEKYRIEALIGEGGMGKVFRVSHLELNKTFALKLMKFDSSNIGSGSARVSRFRREASTLARLSHPNIVSIIDYGIMKTTQLPFIVMEYIEGVTLRKMLNLKGTLGESQAINIINQLCLALHQAHEVGVIHRDLKPENIIIQELAENYLSVRVVDFGIAKLLNSEFPSIEEEIITTGNAPGTLRYIAPEQFFKLGVDARTDVFSICLILYEMLTGEVPPVMIGGFKPLKEMRPGVTPELSDVVERGLSQSPNERPQSVLALKKVLDEINQAGLDKNLKETKKQNFLVTKPKTVKTNENNSTSKIFTETNKIEQKSKIPWVIALVFLLLIGAFTGVKIYQKFYIEKQLTLVLPELVTIKGETFFMGSDNKDEYSRPAHKVTLKTFLVSKNLITNRQYAEFVRLSNYPPPSFWAGNEPQQSILNKPITQVSWNDATAFCSWLSKQTGKKYRLLSEAEWEYIAANKSNLNINELAEEYFEWTSSEFTLYEGSKLKLPDSIMQNNTFVFRGKDEKVGNDPITDRLWQLKNYTEPKLSFRLAMSGE; this is encoded by the coding sequence ATGGAATCAGATTTATCTATAGGCACAGTTATAAATGAAAAATACCGTATTGAAGCTTTAATTGGTGAAGGCGGGATGGGAAAAGTTTTTCGTGTAAGCCATTTAGAGTTAAATAAAACTTTTGCCTTAAAATTAATGAAATTTGATTCTTCAAATATTGGTTCTGGTTCTGCGCGAGTGTCTCGTTTTAGACGTGAAGCTAGCACATTAGCTAGGTTAAGTCACCCTAATATTGTTTCGATAATTGACTATGGAATTATGAAAACAACTCAACTTCCATTTATTGTAATGGAATATATAGAAGGTGTAACTTTAAGAAAAATGCTTAATTTGAAAGGGACGCTTGGAGAGAGTCAAGCTATCAATATTATTAATCAGCTTTGTTTAGCTCTTCATCAAGCACATGAAGTGGGTGTAATACATCGTGACTTAAAGCCAGAAAACATTATAATTCAAGAGCTTGCAGAAAATTATTTATCAGTTAGAGTAGTTGACTTTGGTATTGCTAAACTCTTAAATAGCGAGTTTCCTTCTATAGAAGAAGAAATCATTACTACAGGCAATGCTCCAGGGACTTTAAGATATATTGCTCCAGAACAATTTTTTAAGTTAGGTGTAGATGCTCGTACAGATGTTTTTAGTATTTGCCTAATTTTATATGAGATGCTTACGGGTGAAGTTCCTCCAGTTATGATAGGAGGATTTAAGCCATTAAAAGAAATGCGTCCAGGTGTCACACCTGAACTAAGCGATGTTGTAGAGCGTGGTCTTTCACAATCGCCTAATGAACGCCCACAAAGTGTATTAGCACTAAAAAAAGTTTTGGATGAAATAAACCAAGCTGGGTTAGACAAAAACTTAAAAGAAACTAAAAAACAAAACTTTCTAGTAACAAAGCCTAAAACAGTAAAAACTAATGAAAATAACTCAACAAGTAAAATTTTTACTGAAACTAATAAAATAGAGCAAAAATCCAAAATTCCCTGGGTGATAGCTCTAGTATTTTTGCTTTTAATAGGTGCTTTTACAGGCGTAAAAATATATCAAAAATTTTATATAGAAAAGCAGTTGACCTTAGTTCTTCCAGAACTAGTTACTATTAAAGGCGAAACATTTTTTATGGGTTCTGATAATAAGGATGAATATTCAAGACCTGCTCATAAAGTAACGCTAAAGACATTTTTAGTCTCTAAAAATTTAATTACAAATCGCCAATATGCTGAATTTGTAAGGCTGTCAAATTATCCTCCTCCAAGCTTTTGGGCTGGTAATGAACCACAACAAAGTATATTAAATAAGCCTATTACCCAAGTTAGTTGGAATGATGCTACTGCCTTTTGCAGTTGGCTATCTAAGCAAACAGGCAAAAAATATCGCCTGCTTTCAGAGGCTGAATGGGAATATATTGCAGCCAATAAAAGCAACTTAAATATCAATGAATTAGCAGAAGAATATTTTGAATGGACTAGTTCAGAATTTACTCTTTATGAGGGTTCTAAACTTAAACTTCCAGATAGTATTATGCAAAACAATACTTTTGTATTTAGAGGAAAGGATGAGAAAGTAGGCAATGATCCTATAACAGATAGACTTTGGCAGTTAAAAAATTATACTGAACCTAAACTAAGTTTTCGTCTGGCTATGAGTGGAGAATAA